The nucleotide window AGGCCGAGAGCGGCATGCTCGCCCGGGGCCAGGAAATCCAGCGTCTGGGCGCCGAGCGCGACGAGCGCGAAGCCAGTGTAGAGGCCCTGGAAACCGAATTGCAGAATCTGCGGGCGCAGCAGCGTCAACAGGAAAACGGCCGCGAACACCTGCGCCGGCTGTTGCAGGACGAAGCGCGCCAGCAGGGCGAACTCAAGGCACAGCTCTCGGCCGGCAAGGCCAAGGCCGAACAGTTGGCCCTGCGTCGCACCCGTCTGGAAGAAGAGATCGCCGAGCTGGGCGAGCAACGGGCGCTGGAGCACGAACAGATCGGCGAGGCGCGCCTGCAACTGCAGGAAGCCCTCGATGCCATGGCCCTGGACACCGAGCAGCGCGAGCTGTTGCTGGCCCAGCGCGACAGCCTGCGCGAACGCCTCGACCGGGTGCGCCAGGAGGCGCGTCAGCACAAGGACCATGCCCATCAGCTGGCGGTGCGCCTGGGCTCGCTCAAGGCGCAGTACGACTCCACGCGCCAGGCCCTCGAACGCCTGGAAATGCAGTCCGAACGCCTGACCGAAAAACGCGAACAGTTGAGCCTGAACCTGGAGGAGGGTGAGGCGCCGCTGGAAGAGCTGCGTCTCAAGCTCGAGGAACTGCTCGACAAGCGGATGAGCGTCGACGAAGAGCTCAAGGCCGCGCAGATCGCCCTGGAAGACGCCGACCGTGAACTGCGCGATGCCGAGAAGCGCCGTAGTCAGGCCGAGCAGCAATCCCAGCTGATTCGCGGTCAGATGGAGCAGCAACGCCTGGAGTGGCAGGCCCTGACCGTGCGCCGCAAAGCCTTGCAGGATCAACTGCTGGAGGATGGCTACGACCTCAACGGCGTGCTCGCCACGCTGGTGGCCGGGGCCAATGAGAAGGACGCCGAGGAAGAACTGGAGCGTATCGCTGCGCGGATCCAGCGCCTGGGTGCGATCAACCTGGCGGCCATCGACGAATACGAGCAGCAGTCCGAGCGCAAGCGTTACCTGGACGCCCAGAACGCTGACCTGGTAGAAGCGCTGGAAACCCTGGAAAACGTCATTCGCAAGATCGACAAGGAAACCCGCAACCGCTTCAAGGATACCTTTGATCAGATCAACGGCGGTTTACAGGCGCTTTTCCCAAAAGTTTTCGGTGGCGGCAGCGCTTACTTGGAACTGACGGGCGAAGATTTACTCGATACAGGGGTGACGATCATGGCGCGTCCTCCCGGGAAGAAGAACAGCACCATTCATTTGCTCTCCGGTGGTGAAAAAGCGCTGACCGCGTTGGCCCTGGTATTTGCCATCTTCAAGTTGAATCCGGCGCCGTTCTGCATGCTCGACGAAGTCGATGCACCGCTGGACGACGCGAACGTGGGCCGTTACGCGCGTCTGGTAAAGGAAATGTCTGAAACGGTGCAGTTCATCTACATCACCCACAACAAGATCGCCATGGAAATGGCCGATCAGTTGATGGGCGTGACGATGCACGAGCCGGGCTGTTCGCGGCTGGTGGCGGTGGATGTCGAGGAGGCCATGGCGATGGTGGATGCCTGAAGCGGGATATCTCGAGCAACTCTTGACGAGTTGTCGGGTCTTTTATCCCCGCCGAAGGCCGTTCAAATCACAGATTGGCACAAGCCTATGCGACAGACGGTGTAAAGTTATCTTTGGTCGTGCTAGTTTAATGTCAATTTTTCGTGTGCGTGGGCAAAACGCCATTCAGAACATAGAGTTGGCGCCACGTTTTAAAGCGGTTTGCAAATAGCTAAGCCCCTTATTTTTCAGCATTTTTATAGAGGCACGGGATTACATGGAAATCGGTCTGCGCGAGTGGCTGATCGTCATCGGCATCATTGTCATTGCCGGTATTCTTTTCGATGGCTGGCGCCGTATGCGCGGCGGCAAGGGGAAACTCAAGTTCCGCCTTGATCGCAGCCTGTCGAACCTGCCGGACGACGATGACAACGCCGAGCTGCTGGGCCCGCCCCGGGTGCTGGATACCCACAAGGAGCCGCAGCTGGACGAGCATGACCTGCCGTCGATGAGCGCGCCGGTGCGCGAACCCCGTGAGTCGGGTTCCAAGCGCGGCAAGCGCAACAACAACGAACCGTCCCAGGGTGACCTGAACCTCAACCTCGACCTGGATGGCGGCCCGAGCTTCAGCAGCCGCGACGATTTCCCGGACGAGAACAAGGCGTCGAGCAGCGACAAGGAACAGGCCCAGGCCGAAGAAGTCCTGGTGATCAGCGTGATCTGCCGCGATCCGGCCGGCTTCAAGGGCCCGGCGTTGCTGCAGAACATCCTGGAAAGCGGCCTGCGCTTCGGCGAGATGGACATTTTCCATCGTCACGAAAGCATGGCCGGCAACGGTGAAGTGCTGTTCTCCATGGCCAACGCCGTCAAGCCAGGGGTGTTCGACCTGGACGACATCGATCATTTCAGCACGCCGGCGGTGAGTTTTTTCCTCGGTCTGCCGGGCCCGCGTCATCCCAAGCAGGCCTTTGACGTGATGGTGGCGGCGGCTCGCAAGTTGTCCCAGGAACTCAATGGCGAATTGAAGGATGACCAGCGCAGCGTGCTGACCGCCCAGACCATCGAGCACTACCGTCAGCGCATTGTCGAATTTGAGCGTCGGGCATTGACCCAGAAGCGCTGACAGAGAGTTCTCTGTTGCGGGCTGTGGCAGAACTCTTTTGTGGCGAGGGGATTTATCCCCGCTCGAGTGCGTAGCACTCGCAAACTCTGTGGCAACACAACATTTTGAGGGCTGCTTGGCAGCCCAGCGGGGCGGTGCGACGTTTCGCTAAATCCCCTCGCCACAGGTTCTCTGCCGAGCGTTACTTGACTGATTGAAATGAGCAGCCTCGGCTGCTTTTTTTGCTTTATGAGAGAACACCCATGAATGCCGTCGAAACCCGCATCCTAGAGCTGCGCACCGAACTGGATCAGCACAACTACCGCTATCACGTCCTCGATGAACCCACGATCCCGGACGCCGAGTATGACCGCCTGTTCCACGAGCTCAAGGCCCTGGAAGAGCAGCACCCGGACCTGGTGACCAGTGATTCTCCTACCCAGCGGGTCGGCAGCGTGGCGTTGTCGGCGTTCAGCCAGGTCCGTCACGAGATCCCGATGCTCAGCCTGGGCAACGCTTTCGACGAAACCACCATGCGTGAGTTCGACCGTCGGGTGACCGAGGGCCTTGATCTGCCGGTGGGCGACCTGCTGGGCGGTGGCGCGGCGGTGGAATATAGCTGCGAGCCGAAACTCGATGGCCTGGCGGTCAGCCTGTTGTACCAGGACGGCCTGTTGGTTCGGGGGGCTACCCGTGGCGACGGCACCACTGGCGAAGACATCAGCGTCAACGTGCGCACCGTGCGCAACATTCCCCTCAAGCTGCAAGGCAGCGGCTGGCCACCCGTGCTGGAAGTGCGCGGCGAGGTATACATGTCCAAGGCCGGTTTCGAGCGCCTCAATGCCACGCAGCTGGAGGCGGGCGGCAAGACTTTCGCCAACCCGCGCAACGCGGCGGCCGGCAGCCTGCGACAGCTCGACTCCAAAATCACCGCCAACCGCCCGCTGGAATTCTGCTGCTACGGCATTGGCCAGGTGACGGCGGACATTGCCGATACCCACATTGGCAATCTCAAGCAGCTCAAGGCCTGGGGCATGCCCATCAGCCGCGAGCTGAAACTGGCCCACGGCATCGACGAATGCCTGGATTACTACCGGGACATCGGCGAACGACGCAACGCGTTGCCTTATGAAATCGACGGCGTTGTGTTCAAGGTCAACAGCATTGCTTCCCAGCGTGAACTAGGCTTCCGCGCTCGCGAGCCGCGCTGGGCCATCGCCCATAAATTCCCGGCCAGCGAGGAGCTCACCGAGCTGCTCGACGTCGAGTTCCAGGTCGGCCGCACCGGGGCCGTGACGCCTGTTGCGCGGCTCAAGCCGGTCAAGGTGGCCGGCGTGACCGTGGCCAATGCCACGTTGCACAACATGGACGAAGTGGCGCGCCTGGGGCTGATGATCGGCGACACGGTGATCATCCGCCGCGCCGGTGACGTGATTCCGCAGGTGGTGCAAGTCGTCACCGAGCGCCGCCCGGAAAATGCCCGCCCGGTGGAAGTGCCCCAACAGTGTCCGGTGTGTGGCTCCCATGTGGAGCGCACGCAACTGATCAAGCGCAGCAAGGGCCGCGAAACCATCAGCGAAGGTGCGGTGTATCGCTGCGTCGGGCGCCTGGCCTGCGGGGCGCAGCTTAAGCAGGCGATCATTCACTTCGTCTCGCGTCGGGCCATGGACATCGAAGGGCTCGGGGAAAAGAGCATCGAGCAACTGGTGGACGAGGGTCTGGTGGGATCGCCTGCCGATCTGTATGCCCTGACTTTCGAGCAGGTGGTCGACCTGGAAGGCTTCGCCGAATTGTCGAGCCGCAAGTTGCTGGCGGCCATCGTCGATAGCAAGAAGCCCAGCCTGGCGCGCTTCATCTACGCCCTCGGCATCCCGGACGTCGGCGAGGAAACCGCCAAGGTCCTGGCGCGCTCCCTGGGCTCGCTGGAGCGCGTGCAAGCGGCGTTGCCCCAAGTGCTCACGTACCTGCCGGACGTGGGCCTGGAAGTGGCGCACGAGATCCACAGCTTCTTCGAGGACCCGCACAACCGCCAGGTGATCACAGACCTGCTGCGCCATGGTCTCGACATCCAGGACCAGGGTGAGCTGGGCGCCGAATTCGCCGCCAGCACGACCCTGGGCGGTTTCCTCGACAAATTGCACATCCCTTCGGTCGGACCGGGCGGCGCGCAGAAACTGGCGGACAAGTTCGGCTCCCTCGAGGCAGTGATGAACGCGGATTGGCTGGACATGCGCCAGGCCCTGCCAGAAAAGCAGGCCAACGCCGTGCGGGAATTCTTCGCCATCACCGACAACCGCCAGCAGGCCGAGGCCGCGGAACAGCAGTTGCGGGACTTCGGCATGCACTGGCAAAGCGAGAAGAAAGTGGTCGAAGGCTTGCCCGAGGCAGGTCACACCTGGGTGCTGACCGGTTCGCTGGAACTGATGAGCCGCGACGTCGCCAAGGACAAGCTGGAGAGCCTGGGGGCCAAGGTCGCCGGTTCCGTGTCGGCGAAAACCCATTGTGTGGTGGCCGGGCCGGGTGCGGGCTCGAAGCTGACCAAGGCCAATGAACTGGGGCTCAGGGTGCTGGACGAAGAGGCGTTCGTGGCGTTTCTCGGCAAGCACGGCATCACGGTCTAGCCCTGGGGCGAGGGGATTCATCCCCACTGGGCTGCGAAGCAGCCCCAACACAGGCGACCCAATCAGCCTGATATACCGAGTCGCAGGGCTTTGGGTCTGCTTCGCAGCCCAGCGGGGATAAATCCCCTCGCCACAGGGGGGCACCTGGCTGAACGTCTTTGCCAGAAGACGATCTAGTGTTGCAGGCTCCAGGGAGAGATCGCCATGTACCGCTTCTTCGAACAACTGAGCTCACGCATCGCCGCACCGTTCCTGGGCGACCGTTCGCGCAACAGCAAGGTCTGGCCGTGTCGCTGCGGCCAGTCGTTGTTTTTCCGCAACAGCCAGTGCCTGGCCTGCCTGGCGGCGCTGGGCTACCAGCCGGAGCAGAGTCGTCTCTCGTCCCTGCAACCCGGTAACCTGCCCGACACCTGGACCCTGGATGCCGACCCTCAGGCTGGTCTGTTCCGTCGCTGCGCCAACCTCGATACCGCGGCAGCATGCAACTGGCTGTTGCCGGCTGGCGGTCCCGACACCTTGTGCATCGCCTGCCGGCTGAACCGCACTATCCCCGACCTGTCGATCCCGGAGAACCCTGAACGCTGGCGCAAGGTCGAGACCGCCAAGCGCAGGCTGGTGGCGCAACTGATCACCCTCGGTCTGCCGGTCGTCCCGAAAAGCGTCGATGAAACCACGGGCCTGGCCTTCGATTTCATCGGCGTCGACCCCGACGGCAAGCCACCGACCACCGGCCATGCCAGCGGTTTGATCACCCTCGACATCAAGGAGGCCGACGACGCCCACCGTGAGGCTGTGCGCCAGCAGATGCACGAACCCTATCGCACCTTGCTCGGGCACTTTCGCCACGAGGTGGGGCATTACTACTGGGACCGACTGATTGCCAACAGCCACTGGCTCGAGGCATTCCGCGGGTTGTTCGGCGATGAGCGCGCCAGCTATTCCGGCGCGCTGGAGCGACATTACCAGCAAGGGGCGCCGCTGGACTGGCAGACCCGTTACGTCAGTGCCTACGCCACCATGCACCCCTGGGAGGATTGGGCTGAAACCTGGGCCCACTATCTGCACATGATGGACGCCGTGGACACCGCGCTGGGCTTCGGCATGAGCGCCCAGGACATGGACTTCGACTACCAACCGTTCCCACCCGACACGCTGTTCGATCCCGAGCACACCGGAGGCACGGCCTTCCTGTCGTTCGTCAACGCCTGGATCGAACTGGCCGGCATGCTCAACGAACTGTCCCGCAGCATGGGCCAACCGGATTTCTATCCGTTCATCGTGCCGGCGGCCGTCATCACCAAACTGCATTTCATCCACCTGGTGATCCAGGAGGAGGGTGGCCGGGCGGATGAGGTGTTGCTGTAGCGATGGCCGCTCATTCAGCCCACCCCTGATCCACTGTGGGAGCGAGCCTGCTCGCGATGACGGCAGTTCATTCAGCCCTGAAGCAAGCTGACCCACCGCTTTCGCGAGCAGGCTCGCTCCCACAGGGTTCGTCGATATGGCTGCAAACGCATATCCACCCCCATAGCAAGTGCTTGAACATCTTCGCTTTTTTAATCCGCTGCGAACGGTTGTAACTTCCCGTCAGATAGGTACAATGGCGCGGCTCACCGTCAGGCGAGCGTCGTTATGGTGACCCCATCGGTCCCCCCGCAACGATTACCCGTGAACCTGGTCAGATCCGGAAGGAAGCAGCCACAGCGGGAACATTGTGTGCCGGGGTGTGGCTGGTGGGGTTGCCTCCATAACGCCCCAGGCCTTCGTCCGCAAGGTTTGTAAGATTTCCCTCCTCTCTTTTTGTTCTGATCGAGTTCGGTCGATGCCTTCTGCTGCCCGGCCGATTGCCGTTGATCAGCACTGTCATTTCTGACAGTAGAATTTCACGTTGTGCCTTTCTAGGGTTCGTTTAACCGGCCAGAGGGCAACGCCGCTATCGCGAGCAGGCTCGCTCCCACAGTGGATTCCAGGTGTCCACAATAGCTGAGAACAACCACATAACCTGTGGGAGCGAGCCTGCTCGCGATGGCGGTGGGTCAGCTTGCATTGATGTTGCCTGATATTCCGCTATCGCGAGCAAGCTCGGCTCCCACAGGCTGTGTGTCAGGTTCCGGTAGTTGGATGATCATGCCCGGCTCAAGGCTTGGACAATGCCTGATCAACCGCCGCGATCAGCTTGCCCAGGTCCTTCGGCGTGGCCTTGTGTATGACGCCGAACAGGTAGGCGCGCTGTTCGTCTTCAGCGTTCATGTCGGCGAAAAAGGCTTTCGGCTGCACGTCCAGTACGTTGGCGAGCAGGAACAGGGCTTCGATGCTGGGCATGTAGGTGCCGGTTTCGAAACGGCTGATGGTTTTGGGGTCAAAACCGGTTTTTTCGCCCAGTTCAGCCTGAGTCAGCCCCGCTACTTTGCGGTAGCGTCTGATGGCTGCACCCAAACTTGAAATTTGCATCGCTCAATTCCCATTTAGAATCAAGAACTTAACGATAGATCTTCGCATTAGGCAACCGCTTGATCCATCACCTTGCTTTGCAAAATGTGATGTGTTTCGTAGAATCAGCGTTTGGGACGGGCATTTGGTGACCTGCTTCAGATGCCGGAATGTGCAAAAAGAAATGCGTCGTGCGTTCATTGTCGTGGCACGGGGCTGGTGTTCTGGACGTTCCGGTGGCACCGACGCCGCCATGCCCTCGCTTTTCTCAAGGTGTTTGAGCCTAGTTGATTTTCGCCTGTCCGAAGGCGGTGCAACCGCGCGCGACAAATGAGCCTGACTCATGGATGACTGCTTCGATGGATAAGAAGTACCGCAGAGCCGTTGACGCCGCCGCGATTTTTTCCGAGACCGATGCGAGCGGGCGTATCACCTACGTCAACGACCAGTTCTGTAACCTTTTTGGCTACCGGCGCGACGAACTGCTGGGGGCGAACCATCGCCTGCTCAATTCCGGTCATCACCCTGGCGAGTTTTTCAGTGCCATGTGGCACACCATCTCGTTGGGACAGGTCTGGAAAGGGGATATCTGTAATCGCGCCAAGGACGGTACCTTGCATTGGGTCGACACCACCCTGGTACCGGTGACGGATGACGCGACGGGGCAGGTCGAGCGCTACCTGGCGATTCGTTTCGATGTCAGCGACAAGCGCCAGCAATTGCACTCCCTGCAGTGGCGAGTCGGGCATGACGTACTGACCGGGCTGCCCAACCGCACCTACTTGTCTGAGCTGCTGGACCAGGCCCTGGCGTTTTCCCAGTCGGAAAACTTCCCCCTGGCGGTCTGCATGCTCGATCTCGACGGCTTCAAGGCGGTCAATGACGGTCACGGCCATGCCAGTGGCGATCAACTGCTGATCGAGGTCGCGGGGCGACTGCGCAGTATCGTGCGCGGCGAAGATGTGGTTGCTCGGCTGGCGGGAGACGAGTTCGTGCTGGTGTTGCGTCATGTGCTTGGGATGGATGAATTGCATGGGGCTTTGAACCGGGTGCTGGTTGCTGTTTCCACGCCCTATGCCATTGACGGTAAAAGCATCAAGGTCTTCGCAAGTATCGGCGTCACGCTGTTCCCCTGGGACAACGAAAACGCCGAGACGTTGCTGCGCCATGCTGACCAGGCGATGTACATGGCCAAGCAGAGCGGGCGCAATCGCTTTCATCTGTTCGATGTGTCCCGGGACAAGGAGGTGCGGGCCACCTACCAGACCGTCGAGCGGGTTCGGCAGGCACTGGCCGCCCATGAGCTGCGGCTGCATTTCCAACCCAAGGTCAACATGCGCAGCGGCGCCGTGGTAGGGCTTGAGGCGTTGTTGCGCTGGAAGCACCCGCAACGGGGCCTGGTGCCGCCGCGGGAGTTCCTGCCGCTGGCGGAGGAGACCGATCTGATCGTCGAGATCGGCGAGTGGGTCATTGAACAGGTCATGACCCAGTTGCAGCTATGGCAGCAAGCGGGGCCGGGGTGGCCGGTGAGCATCAACATCTCGGCGCGGCATTTCCAGCGGGCGGACTTCGTCGAACGGCTGCGGCAGATGTTGGGTCGGCACCCGGACGTGGCGCCGCGGATGCTTGACCTGCAAATCGTCGAATCCGTCGCGGTGGAGAATCTCCAGCATGTCAGTACTTGCCTGCAGGCTTGCCAGGCCTTGGGGGTGGGTTTCTCTCTGGGCGGCTTCGGGACGGGGTACTGTTCCCTCAATGACCTCAAGCATCTGCGCACCCAGACCATCAAGATCGACAAGACCTTTATCCGCGACATTCTTGTGAACCGGGATGACCTGGCCTTGACCAAGGCCGTGATCGGTCTGGCCCAGGCATTCGATCGTCAGGTCGTCGCCGAGGGGCTGGACAGCCTTGCGCATGGGCAATTGCTGCTGCGCCTGGGCTGTGAAGTCGCCCAGGGTTACTTCATCGCCCGACCCATGCCCCCGAAGCAGATACCGGGCTGGGTGACACGGTTTGTTCCGCCGCCGCAATGGCAGCAGAGTCCGGGTATTCAGGGGGCGCTGGTTGCAGCTTCGGATTCCGTGCTGCGGCCGGTGTAGAGCTGGATGATCGCGCCGATTTCCCCTGATGCTTTCATGTTCTGCAAGGTGCGCAGAATACGCTGTACCGGGATTTTCGGATCATTGCGCAGGTAGCAGCCCAACTGCTGTTCCTGGAGTACGGCCACCCCGTGCAGTTGGTGGTCGGCGGTATGCCGCTGATTGAACCAGTCCAGTGCCCATTGGTTGCTCACGCCGTAGCGATAGCGACCGGCAAGCAGTTTTGCCAGCACCTGTTCCTGGCTCCGTGCATCGTCACGCCTTAGTTGGCCACTGTCGAACAGCGGCTGCAAGGTCGGGTAGGAATAGCTGAGCACGGTGCCGATGGCTTGCCGTCCCAGCGTCGCCGGCGCCACTTGCCTGGGAGCGCTGGCCGTGCCGACGAGCAGGTCGCGCTGGAAGAACAGCGGGACGCTCCAGAGGAAGTCTCCCCCTTCGTCCTTTATCCAATCGGGGCTGACATAGCAGCGCATGTCGACTTCGTCGTTTTGCATGGCGCCGTCGAGCCGGGCCCGGGACAGGACGTGGAACTCGGCCGGCATGCCGACCTGGGTCGCCAGGCTGGTCATGATGTCAGGGAGTATTCCCTGGGTCGGGCGACCCCGTTCGATCTGCACCATGGGCATGGCCCAGCCGTCGGTCACGGCAAAACGCAAGGGTAATTCGGCGGCGGAACATTCTGTTCCTAACAACAGCAAAGCCCCCATGGCCAAGCGCATAAGCTCTCCTGACGATTTAAAAACCCGTCGACAACCGAGTCCCTGATTCCAAGCTTAGTCAGATTAGAGCGGCGCACCGGATGCAATTTCGCCCCTGCTCCGCTAGCATTAGCCGCTTCTGTTCCTTCGTTGCGATGGTTTTCGATGAGTTATCAGGTTCTTGCACGTAAATGGCGTCCGCGCTCGTTCCGCGAAATGGTCGGCCAGACCCATGTGCTCAAGGCTCTGATCAACGCCTTGGACAGCCAGCGGCTGCACCACGCCTACCTGTTCACCGGGACC belongs to Pseudomonas sp. B21-028 and includes:
- the zipA gene encoding cell division protein ZipA, giving the protein MEIGLREWLIVIGIIVIAGILFDGWRRMRGGKGKLKFRLDRSLSNLPDDDDNAELLGPPRVLDTHKEPQLDEHDLPSMSAPVREPRESGSKRGKRNNNEPSQGDLNLNLDLDGGPSFSSRDDFPDENKASSSDKEQAQAEEVLVISVICRDPAGFKGPALLQNILESGLRFGEMDIFHRHESMAGNGEVLFSMANAVKPGVFDLDDIDHFSTPAVSFFLGLPGPRHPKQAFDVMVAAARKLSQELNGELKDDQRSVLTAQTIEHYRQRIVEFERRALTQKR
- the ligA gene encoding NAD-dependent DNA ligase LigA — protein: MNAVETRILELRTELDQHNYRYHVLDEPTIPDAEYDRLFHELKALEEQHPDLVTSDSPTQRVGSVALSAFSQVRHEIPMLSLGNAFDETTMREFDRRVTEGLDLPVGDLLGGGAAVEYSCEPKLDGLAVSLLYQDGLLVRGATRGDGTTGEDISVNVRTVRNIPLKLQGSGWPPVLEVRGEVYMSKAGFERLNATQLEAGGKTFANPRNAAAGSLRQLDSKITANRPLEFCCYGIGQVTADIADTHIGNLKQLKAWGMPISRELKLAHGIDECLDYYRDIGERRNALPYEIDGVVFKVNSIASQRELGFRAREPRWAIAHKFPASEELTELLDVEFQVGRTGAVTPVARLKPVKVAGVTVANATLHNMDEVARLGLMIGDTVIIRRAGDVIPQVVQVVTERRPENARPVEVPQQCPVCGSHVERTQLIKRSKGRETISEGAVYRCVGRLACGAQLKQAIIHFVSRRAMDIEGLGEKSIEQLVDEGLVGSPADLYALTFEQVVDLEGFAELSSRKLLAAIVDSKKPSLARFIYALGIPDVGEETAKVLARSLGSLERVQAALPQVLTYLPDVGLEVAHEIHSFFEDPHNRQVITDLLRHGLDIQDQGELGAEFAASTTLGGFLDKLHIPSVGPGGAQKLADKFGSLEAVMNADWLDMRQALPEKQANAVREFFAITDNRQQAEAAEQQLRDFGMHWQSEKKVVEGLPEAGHTWVLTGSLELMSRDVAKDKLESLGAKVAGSVSAKTHCVVAGPGAGSKLTKANELGLRVLDEEAFVAFLGKHGITV
- a CDS encoding putative zinc-binding metallopeptidase, coding for MYRFFEQLSSRIAAPFLGDRSRNSKVWPCRCGQSLFFRNSQCLACLAALGYQPEQSRLSSLQPGNLPDTWTLDADPQAGLFRRCANLDTAAACNWLLPAGGPDTLCIACRLNRTIPDLSIPENPERWRKVETAKRRLVAQLITLGLPVVPKSVDETTGLAFDFIGVDPDGKPPTTGHASGLITLDIKEADDAHREAVRQQMHEPYRTLLGHFRHEVGHYYWDRLIANSHWLEAFRGLFGDERASYSGALERHYQQGAPLDWQTRYVSAYATMHPWEDWAETWAHYLHMMDAVDTALGFGMSAQDMDFDYQPFPPDTLFDPEHTGGTAFLSFVNAWIELAGMLNELSRSMGQPDFYPFIVPAAVITKLHFIHLVIQEEGGRADEVLL
- a CDS encoding helix-turn-helix domain-containing protein yields the protein MQISSLGAAIRRYRKVAGLTQAELGEKTGFDPKTISRFETGTYMPSIEALFLLANVLDVQPKAFFADMNAEDEQRAYLFGVIHKATPKDLGKLIAAVDQALSKP
- a CDS encoding bifunctional diguanylate cyclase/phosphodiesterase, with product MDKKYRRAVDAAAIFSETDASGRITYVNDQFCNLFGYRRDELLGANHRLLNSGHHPGEFFSAMWHTISLGQVWKGDICNRAKDGTLHWVDTTLVPVTDDATGQVERYLAIRFDVSDKRQQLHSLQWRVGHDVLTGLPNRTYLSELLDQALAFSQSENFPLAVCMLDLDGFKAVNDGHGHASGDQLLIEVAGRLRSIVRGEDVVARLAGDEFVLVLRHVLGMDELHGALNRVLVAVSTPYAIDGKSIKVFASIGVTLFPWDNENAETLLRHADQAMYMAKQSGRNRFHLFDVSRDKEVRATYQTVERVRQALAAHELRLHFQPKVNMRSGAVVGLEALLRWKHPQRGLVPPREFLPLAEETDLIVEIGEWVIEQVMTQLQLWQQAGPGWPVSINISARHFQRADFVERLRQMLGRHPDVAPRMLDLQIVESVAVENLQHVSTCLQACQALGVGFSLGGFGTGYCSLNDLKHLRTQTIKIDKTFIRDILVNRDDLALTKAVIGLAQAFDRQVVAEGLDSLAHGQLLLRLGCEVAQGYFIARPMPPKQIPGWVTRFVPPPQWQQSPGIQGALVAASDSVLRPV
- a CDS encoding ABC transporter substrate-binding protein; protein product: MRLAMGALLLLGTECSAAELPLRFAVTDGWAMPMVQIERGRPTQGILPDIMTSLATQVGMPAEFHVLSRARLDGAMQNDEVDMRCYVSPDWIKDEGGDFLWSVPLFFQRDLLVGTASAPRQVAPATLGRQAIGTVLSYSYPTLQPLFDSGQLRRDDARSQEQVLAKLLAGRYRYGVSNQWALDWFNQRHTADHQLHGVAVLQEQQLGCYLRNDPKIPVQRILRTLQNMKASGEIGAIIQLYTGRSTESEAATSAP